The genomic window ACGAACCCGGTCCATTTCCAACAATAATCCCGTCAATCTCACTCATCTTCCAATCCGCCTGTTTTAAAATTGTATCAATTGTTGGTGCCAGCGTCTGCCCATGCTGACGTTTCCCCAACGTTGTTGTTGAGGCTTTTATCGAAAAATCACTTGGCTCGCCCTCAGCTAATGCCACTGACAACGCCTTTGTTGATGAATCAAACGTAATGAATTTCATAGTAACCTCCTTTAATCGATTTATATAAGTTAATTCAACGTATTTACGTGCATTAATATTATCATAATTTGTTGGTGCGTTCCATAAGCGGGTTTGATGAATAAAATGTGCTTGCGGGTCGTCGTTGATTCAACCACAACTCGTCAACGATATCCTAACCGGAGGCTTGTATTTTGCTGGGAGTATATCTAATCTCCTCGGCGCACCCGCGATTATCGGGAACATCACTTATTTGGCAGGCGGGTTCTTTTTACTCATGCGCCCCATGCTTCGAATCATCCGCAACGTATTTATCTACAATGAAGAAGAATACCAGCGCGAAGTTGTGGACGTTGAAGTTCAAGATGAAGAAGAATACGAGGAAGTCGATGATGATTATCCATAATCCAGGGTATCAAAAAAGCCAAAGCTAACGCTTTGACTCAATTTTTTCACTTATTTTGTCCAAGGAAACTCGATTGAAATTTTCTCCTGGAATTCACGGTCCGCAATCCGATCATCGGAACGCTTCTTGCGGCGCTCTGCGTAGCCTGACATCACATAACGATCCTCTTCCGTCTCGGCCTCAAGCGCCGGGATTTCTTTTTGATCCTCACCCACCACCACAAAGGTTAAAAATGCCGTCGCAGCCAAGTAGCGCTCACCCGTTGCCAAGTCCTCGCCAATTACTTTCGCGAACACTTCACCCGACCGGCTGCCAACCCCCGACACCATCGTCTCAATACATACCGAGTGCGACATCGGCAATGGTTTAATAAAATTTAACACATCCATCGACGCCGTCACACCGAGTGACCGTGTATGCCTTGTAAAACTAATCGCCGCCACATTATCAATCATCCGCATCAAATTCCCACCGTATAACGTATTGTGTCGATTCGTGTCCCCCGGCATAATCAAGTGCGTTTGCACCACACGCGACTCACTCACTTTTTTTACTGTCATTATTTTTTACCCCCTAATTTCCATTCTCTATAATACTCTTCATGCAACTCTAACACGTCTAAAGTCGGCATGCCTGCTTGAGCCCCTTTTTTTGTAATCGAAAGTGAACCCGCCAAATTCGCAAAACGAACAGCATCAACCAGATCCAGACCAGAGGCCACCGCGAAAGCCAACGCCCCATTGAACGTATCTCCCGCACCCGTTGTATCTACAATATCCGAAACATCCACAGCCGGAATTTGCTGAATGTTTGTCCCATCAAAAAAGACCGCACCTTCTGACCCCAAAGTTACAATCAACTTATTAGGATACCTCTTCAAAATACTTTCCAAACTCTCGCCCGGAAACAGCATCTTAAACTCCGATTCATTTGGTGTTAAATAAGTAACCTTTTTAATATAAGTTTCACTCATCTCACGTGCCGGAGCTGGATTGACAATAATGGGGGTTTGGACTTCATGACATACATCAATTAAATGCTCAATAGTTGAAACCGGCGTTTCATTTTGAACCAGCACCATATCTAAGCCTGCCACAATCTCTTTATCAATATCACTTGGCTTAACTTTATCATTAGCTCCCGCCACATAAATAATTGAATTATCTCCCTCGACTAATGTAATTATCGCCGACCCTGACGGCACACCACTCACCTGTTGAACCGCACCTGTATCAATGCCTTCATTGTTCAAATTATCAATCAAACGCTGGGCAAACTCATCCTCACCCACAGCACCAAACATCACCGTCTCAGCTCCTAAACGCGCACTTGCAACCGCTTGGTTAGCCCCTTTACCACCAAAACTAGTCTCAAATGAAGCCCCAAAAACCGTTTCGCCCTGCTCTGGACGGCGATTCGCTTCCGCGACAAAATCCGTTGAAATACTTCCAACCACACCAATTCTAACCATCCAAAAATCCTCTCTCACTTGTATACTCTGAATACATTATAACAAGTTTTATCACAAAAGGTGCGCTAAGGTACTCAGAAACTCACTTGCGGGTTGTCGTCACTAATTCTGCTTCAAAATTGCGCAACAATTTAGCGAATTAAATGGCTTATTTTAAAGAATAAGCGATTGAGTTTAGTAATGGAAAGCGGACACTATTAACACGAATAGTGGCCGCTATTCGTGTTTGCGGACTCTATTAACATGAATAGTGGCTGCTATTCGTGTTTGCGGACTCTATTTATTAGAATAGTGGCCGCTATTCATGTTTCCGGATTCTATTTACAAGAATAGTGTCTGCTATTCGTATTTCCAGATACTATTTATACGAATAGTGTCCGCTATTCGTGTTTCGAGTCATCGTCAATCCCACCACAACCCAACTCACCCTATCTTAACTCAATCCCATAAAAACAGACCCGCACATCCGCGGGCCTTCCTTTATTTTCCTTGCATACTCTCCTGTATCGCTTGAATCAAA from Aerococcaceae bacterium DSM 111021 includes these protein-coding regions:
- a CDS encoding YrhK family protein gives rise to the protein MIQPQLVNDILTGGLYFAGSISNLLGAPAIIGNITYLAGGFFLLMRPMLRIIRNVFIYNEEEYQREVVDVEVQDEEEYEEVDDDYP
- a CDS encoding acyl-CoA thioesterase, with the translated sequence MTVKKVSESRVVQTHLIMPGDTNRHNTLYGGNLMRMIDNVAAISFTRHTRSLGVTASMDVLNFIKPLPMSHSVCIETMVSGVGSRSGEVFAKVIGEDLATGERYLAATAFLTFVVVGEDQKEIPALEAETEEDRYVMSGYAERRKKRSDDRIADREFQEKISIEFPWTK
- a CDS encoding ribokinase; translation: MVRIGVVGSISTDFVAEANRRPEQGETVFGASFETSFGGKGANQAVASARLGAETVMFGAVGEDEFAQRLIDNLNNEGIDTGAVQQVSGVPSGSAIITLVEGDNSIIYVAGANDKVKPSDIDKEIVAGLDMVLVQNETPVSTIEHLIDVCHEVQTPIIVNPAPAREMSETYIKKVTYLTPNESEFKMLFPGESLESILKRYPNKLIVTLGSEGAVFFDGTNIQQIPAVDVSDIVDTTGAGDTFNGALAFAVASGLDLVDAVRFANLAGSLSITKKGAQAGMPTLDVLELHEEYYREWKLGGKK